A genomic window from Oryctolagus cuniculus chromosome 12, mOryCun1.1, whole genome shotgun sequence includes:
- the LOC100338512 gene encoding olfactory receptor 4K17-like has product MEEANQSVVSEFIFQGLCDSQELQVILLLPVSILYLMTVLGNLFVVLLTITDHNLHSPMYFLLANLSFVDSCLSSVTTPKLITDLLKDDKTISFGGCMAQILCVHFFGGGEMVLLVTMAYDRYVAICKPLHYSSIMDRQKCIWLVLTSWIIGFVHAMSQLAMILELPFCGPRVVDSFFCDIPLVIKLACMDTDTLRIVINADSGLLATTCFILVLVSYTYILFTIHLNAKEGASKALSTCTSHITVVVLFFGPCIFIYLWPVSITWVNKFLAVFYTVITPLMNPAIYTLRNKEIKNAIKRLTNQHVNSRDNC; this is encoded by the coding sequence ATGGAAGAAGCAAACCAGTCAGTGGTGTCTGAGTTTATTTTTCAGGGACTTTGTGACTCACAGGAGCTCCAGGTGATCCTCCTACTGCCGGTTTCTATACTCTACCTAATGACAGTTTTGGGCAACCTCTTTGTCGTGCTATTAACCATCACCGACCACAATCTCCATTCCCCCATGTACTTCCTCTTAGCTAATCTCTCCTTTGTAGACTCGTGCCTTTCCTCTGTGACCACCCCTAAACTGATCACTGACCTCCTAAAGGATGATAAGACCATTTCCTTTGGGGGCTGCATGGCCCAGATTCTCTGTGTGCATTTCTTTGGAGGGGGTGAGATGGTTCTTCTGGTGACAATGGCCTATGACCGTtatgtggccatctgcaagccactCCATTACTCCAGCATCATGGACAGACAGAAGTGCATCTGGCTGGTTTTGACATCATGGATCATTGGCTTTGTTCACGCTATGAGCCAACTGGCTATGATCTTGGAGCTGCCTTTCTGTGGACCTAGAGTAGTGGACAGCTTTTTTTGTGATATTCCTTTGGTGATCAAACTAGCCTGTATGGATACCGATACTTTAAGAATAGTTATAAACGCAGACAGTGGGCTTTTGGCAACAACTTGCTTCATTCTCGTGCTGGTCTCCTATACTTATATCCTGTTTACCATCCATCTTAATGCTAAAGAGGGTGCATCCAAGGCCCTCTCTACTTGTACTTCTCACATCACAGTGGTGGTGCTGTTCTTTGGACCCTGCATCTTCATCTACCTGTGGCCAGTAAGTATCACCTGGGTGAACAAGTTTCTGGCTGTGTTTTATACTGTAATCACACCTCTCATGAATCCAGCCATTTACACACTAAGAAATAAAGAGATTAAGAATGCCATAAAGAGGCTGACAAATCAGCATGTGAACTCAAGGGATAATTGTTAG